In a genomic window of Thermodesulfobacteriota bacterium:
- a CDS encoding poly-beta-1,6-N-acetyl-D-glucosamine N-deacetylase PgaB, whose amino-acid sequence RLIFVANEITKTLKENNPKIKVALNMGYEIFYKPKNALSWYAHSEELAKSFDYVAIMAYQNQMMKELGIDLNEAGDLIAANTDNATNVMGSPDKVLMKLQTMNWDNREKLPNREIRYIYQKIESSSKDVGIAFVPWENRSYKFIRP is encoded by the coding sequence AGATTAATCTTTGTTGCTAATGAGATTACGAAAACTCTTAAAGAGAATAATCCTAAAATAAAAGTTGCACTTAACATGGGTTATGAGATTTTCTACAAACCAAAGAACGCTCTATCATGGTATGCACATAGTGAAGAGCTTGCTAAGAGTTTTGATTATGTAGCCATAATGGCATATCAAAACCAGATGATGAAAGAGCTAGGGATTGATTTAAATGAAGCAGGCGATCTTATAGCAGCCAACACTGATAACGCAACCAATGTCATGGGTAGTCCTGATAAAGTGCTCATGAAACTTCAAACCATGAACTGGGATAACAGGGAAAAACTTCCAAACAGAGAGATCAGGTACATTTACCAAAAGATCGAGTCTTCTTCAAAAGATGTAGGGATTGCTTTTGTTCCGTGGGAGAACAGGAGTTATAAGTTTATTAGACCCTAA
- the dtd gene encoding D-aminoacyl-tRNA deacylase — protein sequence MRIVLQRVKTARVEVDGEEIGQIGEGLLILLGVGKDDEQYDVDYMVDKVVNLRIFENEEGKMNDSVLDTGGEILVVSQFTIYGDCRKGRRPSYDSAAPPELAEELYELFVQKIKDRGVKVETGKFRAMMDVYLLNWGPVTLNLDSKKLF from the coding sequence TCTACAAAGAGTTAAAACAGCCAGGGTTGAAGTTGACGGCGAAGAGATAGGCCAAATAGGAGAGGGTCTACTCATACTATTGGGCGTTGGGAAAGACGACGAACAGTACGATGTCGATTATATGGTGGACAAGGTTGTAAATCTTCGCATATTTGAAAACGAAGAAGGCAAGATGAACGACTCTGTATTGGATACTGGGGGAGAGATACTCGTGGTATCACAGTTTACAATTTATGGCGACTGCAGAAAAGGCCGAAGGCCCTCGTACGACAGCGCCGCTCCACCGGAGCTGGCGGAAGAACTGTATGAGCTATTTGTTCAGAAAATAAAAGATAGAGGGGTTAAAGTTGAGACAGGAAAGTTTAGAGCAATGATGGATGTTTATCTATTAAACTGGGGCCCTGTAACCCTTAATCTAGACAGCAAAAAACTCTTTTAG